A portion of the Coffea eugenioides isolate CCC68of unplaced genomic scaffold, Ceug_1.0 ScVebR1_3403;HRSCAF=4609, whole genome shotgun sequence genome contains these proteins:
- the LOC113757887 gene encoding alpha-xylosidase 1-like, protein MLFSHSSFFCSILPLFLVILLSIARVDVVSTVPTKIGQGYSLISVEESPDGGIVGLLQVKQKNNVYGPDIPYLQLYVKHETDNRLRVHITDAQKERWEVPYDLIPREKPAALKKAIAWSRKNQNSVLMASSEYESNELIFAFTTDPFSFAVKRKSDGQTLFNSSSDESDPYSPLVFKDQYLEISTKLPLDASLYGLGENTQPHGIKLYPGDPYTLFTTDVAAINLNTDLYGSHPVYMDLRNVNREAFAHAVLLLNSNGMDVFYAGTSLTYKVIGGVLDFYFFSGPTPLDVVDQYTSFIGRPAPMPYWAF, encoded by the exons ATGTTGTTCTCTCATTCTTCATTCTTTTGTTCCATTTTGCCTCTTTTTCTTGTGATCCTATTATCCATTGCTAGAGTTGATGTAGTCTCAACTGTTCCAACTAAAATCGGCCAAGGCTATAGTTTGATTTCTGTAGAAGAGTCCCCTGATGGAGGTATAGTAGGCCTGCTCCAAGTTAAGCAGAAAAACAATGTCTATGGACCTGATATTCCTTATCTGCAGCTCTATGTAAA GCATGAAACAGATAACCGTTTGAGGGTTCACATAACTGATGCacaaaaagaaagatgggaAGTTCCATACGATTTGATACCAAGAGAAAAGCCAGCAGCACTGAAGAAAGCCATAGCTTGGTCAAGAAAGAACCAGAATTCAGTCCTTATGGCATCATCAGAATATGAAAGCAATGAGCTCATATTCGCCTTTACTACTGACCCTTTTAGTTTTGCTGTCAAAAGAAAATCAGATGGTCAGACCCTTTTCAATTCTAGCTCTGATGAATCAGACCCTTATAGTCCATTGGTCTTTAAAGATCAGTATCTTGAGATTTCAACCAAACTGCCACTAGATGCTTCGTTGTATGGTTTGGGGGAGAATACGCAGCCCCATGGAATCAAACTGTATCCTGGTGATCCTTACACCCTGTTCACCACTGATGTAGCAGCCATTAATCTCAACACTGATTTATATGGGTCCCACCCGGTGTACATGGACCTGAGGAATGTGAATAGGGAGGCTTTTGCCCATGCTGTTCTACTGTTGAATAGTAATGGGATGGATGTTTTCTACGCGGGGACTTCTCTGACATACAAGGTCATTGGGGGCGTTCTGGACTTTTACTTCTTCTCTGGTCCTACTCCTTTGGATGTTGTTGATCAGTACACTTCCTTCATTGGTCGCCCTGCTCCAATGCCCTACTGGGCTTTTG